A single region of the Thunnus maccoyii chromosome 10, fThuMac1.1, whole genome shotgun sequence genome encodes:
- the pals2a gene encoding MAGUK p55 subfamily member 6a isoform X1 codes for MSLAQHWLSGRRTEGRGAGRHTGNALTTNYCASNLRIARFCNEGQHDSVTGSYIEQSAMQQVLDNLKDLPSGTGAKDIDLIFLRGIMESPIVRSLAKAHERLEEVKLQAVRDDNVQLVTEILDSLNNLPEKDAAAAELAKILQEPHFKSLIEAHDKVAAKCYEMPHTAENSNAMLTSPLMPADAVRMIGIQKKAWEPLGVTFRVERGEMVIARILHGSSIDRQGMLHTGDIIREVNGREVGSDPNELQELLRDCSGSITLKVLPSYRDTPAPPQVYLKPHFNYNPATDNLIPCKEAGLAFHKGDILHVVNKEDPNWWQACHVVGGATGLIPSQFLEEKRKAFVRRDGDTSGTGMLCGTRTTKKKKKKMMYLTAKNAEFDRYELQIYEEVAKMPPFQRKTLILIGAQGVGRRSLKNRLIVINPLQYGTTVPFTSRSPREEERDGQNYCFVTRAEMEKDIKESRYLEHGEYDGNLYGTKIDSIHEVVDTGRTCILDVNPQALKVLKTAEFMPFVVFIAAPELDTLRAMHKAVVDAGLTTKLLTENDLKKTVDESARIRRAYSHYFDLTIVNDNLDKAFDKLQEAVERLLIEPQWVPVSWVY; via the exons ccATGCAGCAGGTACTGGACAACCTTAAAGACCTGCCATCAGGCACAGGAGCCAAAGATATTGACCTCATCTTCCTCAGAGGCATCATGGAGAGTCCTATCGTCCGCTCCCTCGCCAAG gCCCATGAGCGTCTTGAGGAAGTGAAGTTACAAGCCGTGCGAGACGATAATGTTCAGCTGGTAACAGAGATCCTGGATTCCCTCAACAACCTGCCAGAAAAAGATGCTGCCGCTGCAGAGCTTGCCAAAATCCTCCAGGAGCCTCACTTTAAG TCTTTGATAGAGGCTCATGACAAAGTGGCTGCAAAGTGCTATGAAATGCCCCACACTGCTGAGAACAGCAATGCCATGTTGACGAGTCCGCTCATGCCAGCTGATGCTGTCAGGATGATTGGCATCCAGAAGAAAGCCTGGGAACCACTG GGAGTGACGTTCCGTGTGGAGCGGGGAGAGATGGTGATAGCTCGGATCCTGCACGGCAGCTCGATTGACAGGCAGGGCATGCTGCACACGGGAGACATAATCCGTGAGGTGAACGGTCGCGAGGTCGGTAGCGACCCCAATGAACTCCAGGAGCTGCTGAGGGACTGTAGTGGAAGCATCACACTCAAGGTCCTGCCCAGCTACAGAGACACACCAGCACCTCCACAG gtttatctgaagccacACTTCAACTATAACCCGGCCACAGACAACTTGATCCCCTGTAAAGAGGCAGGCCTGGCCTTCCACAAGGGAGACATCCTTCATGTTGTTAACAAGGAGGACCCCAACTGGTGGCAG GCATGTCATGTTGTTGGTGGAGCCACCGGGCTCATCCCCAGTCAGTTCttggaggaaaagaggaaagctTTTGTGAGAAGAGACGGGGATACTTCTGGTACAG GAATGCTCTGTGGTACTCGAactacaaagaaaaagaagaaaaaaatgatgtacCTCACTGCAAAGAATGCAG AATTTGACCGTTACGAGCTGCAGATCTATGAGGAGGTAGCCAAGATGCCGCCGTTCCAGAGGAAAACGCTCATTCTGATTGGAGCCCAGGGAGTTGGGAGGCGAAGCCTGAAGAACAGACTTATCGTCATTAACCCTCTGCAATACGGAACCACTGTACCCT TTACGTCACGCAGTCCcagggaagaggaaagagatGGCCAGAACTACTGTTTTGTGACACGGGCGGAGATGGAGAAGGACATCAAGGAGAGCCGTTACTTGGAGCACGGCGAGTATGACGGCAACCTTTATGGCACCAAGATCGACTCTATCCATGAAGTGGTGGATACAGGCCGTACCTGCATCCTAGACGTCAACCCTCAG GCCCTGAAAGTGTTAAAGACTGCTGAGTTCATGCCATTTGTGGTGTTTATTGCTGCTCCTGAACTAGACACATTAAGAGCTATGCACAAAGCTGTGGTAGATGCTGGACTTACTACCAAACTACTCACA GAGAACGATTTGAAGAAGACTGTGGATGAGAGCGCAAGGATCCGTCGGGCGTACAGCCACTACTTTGACCTGACTATTGTCAATGACAATCTGGACAAGGCCTTTGACAAGCTGCAGGAGGCGGTAGAGCGATTACTCATAGAGCCACAGTGGGTTCCAGTCAGCTGGGTCTACTGA
- the pals2a gene encoding MAGUK p55 subfamily member 6a isoform X2 gives MTVANAKSGSAMQQVLDNLKDLPSGTGAKDIDLIFLRGIMESPIVRSLAKAHERLEEVKLQAVRDDNVQLVTEILDSLNNLPEKDAAAAELAKILQEPHFKSLIEAHDKVAAKCYEMPHTAENSNAMLTSPLMPADAVRMIGIQKKAWEPLGVTFRVERGEMVIARILHGSSIDRQGMLHTGDIIREVNGREVGSDPNELQELLRDCSGSITLKVLPSYRDTPAPPQVYLKPHFNYNPATDNLIPCKEAGLAFHKGDILHVVNKEDPNWWQACHVVGGATGLIPSQFLEEKRKAFVRRDGDTSGTGMLCGTRTTKKKKKKMMYLTAKNAEFDRYELQIYEEVAKMPPFQRKTLILIGAQGVGRRSLKNRLIVINPLQYGTTVPFTSRSPREEERDGQNYCFVTRAEMEKDIKESRYLEHGEYDGNLYGTKIDSIHEVVDTGRTCILDVNPQALKVLKTAEFMPFVVFIAAPELDTLRAMHKAVVDAGLTTKLLTENDLKKTVDESARIRRAYSHYFDLTIVNDNLDKAFDKLQEAVERLLIEPQWVPVSWVY, from the exons atgactgtGGCCAATGCAAAGTCTGGCTCAG ccATGCAGCAGGTACTGGACAACCTTAAAGACCTGCCATCAGGCACAGGAGCCAAAGATATTGACCTCATCTTCCTCAGAGGCATCATGGAGAGTCCTATCGTCCGCTCCCTCGCCAAG gCCCATGAGCGTCTTGAGGAAGTGAAGTTACAAGCCGTGCGAGACGATAATGTTCAGCTGGTAACAGAGATCCTGGATTCCCTCAACAACCTGCCAGAAAAAGATGCTGCCGCTGCAGAGCTTGCCAAAATCCTCCAGGAGCCTCACTTTAAG TCTTTGATAGAGGCTCATGACAAAGTGGCTGCAAAGTGCTATGAAATGCCCCACACTGCTGAGAACAGCAATGCCATGTTGACGAGTCCGCTCATGCCAGCTGATGCTGTCAGGATGATTGGCATCCAGAAGAAAGCCTGGGAACCACTG GGAGTGACGTTCCGTGTGGAGCGGGGAGAGATGGTGATAGCTCGGATCCTGCACGGCAGCTCGATTGACAGGCAGGGCATGCTGCACACGGGAGACATAATCCGTGAGGTGAACGGTCGCGAGGTCGGTAGCGACCCCAATGAACTCCAGGAGCTGCTGAGGGACTGTAGTGGAAGCATCACACTCAAGGTCCTGCCCAGCTACAGAGACACACCAGCACCTCCACAG gtttatctgaagccacACTTCAACTATAACCCGGCCACAGACAACTTGATCCCCTGTAAAGAGGCAGGCCTGGCCTTCCACAAGGGAGACATCCTTCATGTTGTTAACAAGGAGGACCCCAACTGGTGGCAG GCATGTCATGTTGTTGGTGGAGCCACCGGGCTCATCCCCAGTCAGTTCttggaggaaaagaggaaagctTTTGTGAGAAGAGACGGGGATACTTCTGGTACAG GAATGCTCTGTGGTACTCGAactacaaagaaaaagaagaaaaaaatgatgtacCTCACTGCAAAGAATGCAG AATTTGACCGTTACGAGCTGCAGATCTATGAGGAGGTAGCCAAGATGCCGCCGTTCCAGAGGAAAACGCTCATTCTGATTGGAGCCCAGGGAGTTGGGAGGCGAAGCCTGAAGAACAGACTTATCGTCATTAACCCTCTGCAATACGGAACCACTGTACCCT TTACGTCACGCAGTCCcagggaagaggaaagagatGGCCAGAACTACTGTTTTGTGACACGGGCGGAGATGGAGAAGGACATCAAGGAGAGCCGTTACTTGGAGCACGGCGAGTATGACGGCAACCTTTATGGCACCAAGATCGACTCTATCCATGAAGTGGTGGATACAGGCCGTACCTGCATCCTAGACGTCAACCCTCAG GCCCTGAAAGTGTTAAAGACTGCTGAGTTCATGCCATTTGTGGTGTTTATTGCTGCTCCTGAACTAGACACATTAAGAGCTATGCACAAAGCTGTGGTAGATGCTGGACTTACTACCAAACTACTCACA GAGAACGATTTGAAGAAGACTGTGGATGAGAGCGCAAGGATCCGTCGGGCGTACAGCCACTACTTTGACCTGACTATTGTCAATGACAATCTGGACAAGGCCTTTGACAAGCTGCAGGAGGCGGTAGAGCGATTACTCATAGAGCCACAGTGGGTTCCAGTCAGCTGGGTCTACTGA
- the gsdmeb gene encoding gasdermin Eb: MFATATRNFVEEVDHGGLLIPVSSLNDSIDLLTVVVTQKRFWFWQKPKHLRTDFSLNDILTGDTPIKPVVIETDFIKYDGTYGDNIQGTMDASFVLSNVTIEGKDSSKLQSSFGSLKKEEVDVQKLLRDSKGRVLDMSHSLVQQTKEKHRRIFGIVKERVMTTQPCSVIEEVQQGGQCGGRLSICRPKNPKVALKENGSLSKDTDVTMEIPTHTTLAYALIELEVKHDGHYELCLMSDTTGGFEVDGPGMKPLLGVSGASENSCIRQELEQLSDHFQLLSALPASTRSSLLQQITKVMEDQTAVSALQNLLDQMCLDKSPTLGDVVMTESQKQNIQAILGLLEQKVDSAQTKQSTSVLSALHLITSALDEMTYDCLAVLAMCCSPTVLKALELLVQCLAGSGELPVSSAGLAALTEDVYVKAEHLFASSNVSLKRDRDTVKTKINHQPGHLPLVVCIAVRGLASLAH; the protein is encoded by the exons ATGTTTGCCACAGCCACCAGGAACTTTGTGGAGGAGGTGGATCATGGAGGTTTATTGATCCCAGTGTCCAGCCTGAATGACAGCATTGATCTTCTGACAGTGGTGGTGACGCAAAAGCGGTTCTGGTTCTGGCAGAAGCCCAAGCATCTTCGCACTGATTTTAGCCTTAATGATATACTGACAGGAGACACACCTATAAAACCAG TTGTCATAGAGACAGACTTCATCAAGTATGACGGGACATATGGTGACAACATTCAGGGAACGATGGATGCAAGTTTCGTCCTCTCCAATGTGACCATAGAGGGAAAAGACTCTTCCAAACTCCAGTCATCCTTCGGCAGTttgaagaaagaggaagtggaTGTGCAGAAGCTGCTGAGAGACTCTAAAGGAAG GGTCCTGGACATGTCCCATTCGCTGGTCCAGCAGACAAAGGAGAAACACAGACGGATATTTGGGATCGTAAAGGAGCGTGTTATGACCACTCAGCCCTGTTCGGTCATAGAGGAGGTGCAGCAGGGCGGACAGTGTGGAGGAAGACTGAGCATCTGCAGGCCCAAGAACCCAAAG GTTGCACTCAAGGAGAATGGGAGCCTGAGCAAAGACACTGATGTTACCATGGAGATCCCCACTCATACTACCCTTGCCTATGCCCTCATAGAGCTAGAGGTCAAGCACGATGGACACTATG AGCTGTGTCTGATGTCAGACACCACTGGGGGCTTTGAAGTAGACGGCCCTGGAATGAAGCCACTGTTGGGTGTGTCCGGAGCTTCAGAAAATAGCTGCATTAGACAAG AACTGGAGCAACTGAGTGATCATTTCCAGCTGCTTTCAGCTCTTCCTGCCTCCACAAGGTCCTCCCTGCTACAGCAAATCACAAAAGTAATGGAGGACCAAACGGCTGTCTCTGCACTTCAGAATTTG CTGGACCAGATGTGCCTGGATAAGAGTCCTACCCTTGGCGATGTTGTGATGACAGAGTCTCAAAAACAGAACATCCAGGCCATCTTGGGTCTTTTGGAGCAGAAGGTGGATTCAGCTCAGACCAAGCAGTCCACATCTGTCCTCAGCGCTCTTCACCTCATTACCAGTGCCTTGGATG aaATGACATATGATTGCCTTGCCGTCTTGGCAATGTGCTGCAGTCCTACAGTGTTAAAGGCTCTGGAGCTACTG GTGCAGTGTCTAGCTGGAAGCGGAGAGCTGCCGGTGAGCAGCGCGGGTCTGGCTGCACTGACAGAGGACGTCTACGTAAAGGCCGAACATCTTTTCGCCTCCTCGAATGTGTCCCTTAAGAGAGACAGGGACACagtgaagacaaaaataaaccacCAGCCAGGACACCTTCCTCTGGTGGTGTGCATCGCTGTCAGAGGCCTCGCCTCATTGGCCCACTGA
- the pals2a gene encoding MAGUK p55 subfamily member 6a isoform X3: MQQVLDNLKDLPSGTGAKDIDLIFLRGIMESPIVRSLAKAHERLEEVKLQAVRDDNVQLVTEILDSLNNLPEKDAAAAELAKILQEPHFKSLIEAHDKVAAKCYEMPHTAENSNAMLTSPLMPADAVRMIGIQKKAWEPLGVTFRVERGEMVIARILHGSSIDRQGMLHTGDIIREVNGREVGSDPNELQELLRDCSGSITLKVLPSYRDTPAPPQVYLKPHFNYNPATDNLIPCKEAGLAFHKGDILHVVNKEDPNWWQACHVVGGATGLIPSQFLEEKRKAFVRRDGDTSGTGMLCGTRTTKKKKKKMMYLTAKNAEFDRYELQIYEEVAKMPPFQRKTLILIGAQGVGRRSLKNRLIVINPLQYGTTVPFTSRSPREEERDGQNYCFVTRAEMEKDIKESRYLEHGEYDGNLYGTKIDSIHEVVDTGRTCILDVNPQALKVLKTAEFMPFVVFIAAPELDTLRAMHKAVVDAGLTTKLLTENDLKKTVDESARIRRAYSHYFDLTIVNDNLDKAFDKLQEAVERLLIEPQWVPVSWVY; the protein is encoded by the exons ATGCAGCAGGTACTGGACAACCTTAAAGACCTGCCATCAGGCACAGGAGCCAAAGATATTGACCTCATCTTCCTCAGAGGCATCATGGAGAGTCCTATCGTCCGCTCCCTCGCCAAG gCCCATGAGCGTCTTGAGGAAGTGAAGTTACAAGCCGTGCGAGACGATAATGTTCAGCTGGTAACAGAGATCCTGGATTCCCTCAACAACCTGCCAGAAAAAGATGCTGCCGCTGCAGAGCTTGCCAAAATCCTCCAGGAGCCTCACTTTAAG TCTTTGATAGAGGCTCATGACAAAGTGGCTGCAAAGTGCTATGAAATGCCCCACACTGCTGAGAACAGCAATGCCATGTTGACGAGTCCGCTCATGCCAGCTGATGCTGTCAGGATGATTGGCATCCAGAAGAAAGCCTGGGAACCACTG GGAGTGACGTTCCGTGTGGAGCGGGGAGAGATGGTGATAGCTCGGATCCTGCACGGCAGCTCGATTGACAGGCAGGGCATGCTGCACACGGGAGACATAATCCGTGAGGTGAACGGTCGCGAGGTCGGTAGCGACCCCAATGAACTCCAGGAGCTGCTGAGGGACTGTAGTGGAAGCATCACACTCAAGGTCCTGCCCAGCTACAGAGACACACCAGCACCTCCACAG gtttatctgaagccacACTTCAACTATAACCCGGCCACAGACAACTTGATCCCCTGTAAAGAGGCAGGCCTGGCCTTCCACAAGGGAGACATCCTTCATGTTGTTAACAAGGAGGACCCCAACTGGTGGCAG GCATGTCATGTTGTTGGTGGAGCCACCGGGCTCATCCCCAGTCAGTTCttggaggaaaagaggaaagctTTTGTGAGAAGAGACGGGGATACTTCTGGTACAG GAATGCTCTGTGGTACTCGAactacaaagaaaaagaagaaaaaaatgatgtacCTCACTGCAAAGAATGCAG AATTTGACCGTTACGAGCTGCAGATCTATGAGGAGGTAGCCAAGATGCCGCCGTTCCAGAGGAAAACGCTCATTCTGATTGGAGCCCAGGGAGTTGGGAGGCGAAGCCTGAAGAACAGACTTATCGTCATTAACCCTCTGCAATACGGAACCACTGTACCCT TTACGTCACGCAGTCCcagggaagaggaaagagatGGCCAGAACTACTGTTTTGTGACACGGGCGGAGATGGAGAAGGACATCAAGGAGAGCCGTTACTTGGAGCACGGCGAGTATGACGGCAACCTTTATGGCACCAAGATCGACTCTATCCATGAAGTGGTGGATACAGGCCGTACCTGCATCCTAGACGTCAACCCTCAG GCCCTGAAAGTGTTAAAGACTGCTGAGTTCATGCCATTTGTGGTGTTTATTGCTGCTCCTGAACTAGACACATTAAGAGCTATGCACAAAGCTGTGGTAGATGCTGGACTTACTACCAAACTACTCACA GAGAACGATTTGAAGAAGACTGTGGATGAGAGCGCAAGGATCCGTCGGGCGTACAGCCACTACTTTGACCTGACTATTGTCAATGACAATCTGGACAAGGCCTTTGACAAGCTGCAGGAGGCGGTAGAGCGATTACTCATAGAGCCACAGTGGGTTCCAGTCAGCTGGGTCTACTGA